The following proteins are encoded in a genomic region of Streptomyces lunaelactis:
- a CDS encoding GAF domain-containing protein translates to MGEDTDAEGDTGAAASQLRLDELLNEPQSQAVLARSPRDRVDPLLEAVLAVGSDLDLGVVLQQIVQSAADLVDARYGALGVIGEENGLSQFITVGMDDETIEQIGPYPQGRGILGLLIREPHSLRLVDLGEQPDASGFPAGHPPMRTFLGAPVRVREKVFGNLYLTEKRGGAEFGADDEAVLVTLAVAAGVAIDNARLYDAVQRRERWLMASGELTRALLSGVEPAEVLRNFTATVLEMADADVVTLAVPVPRTGILVIEAAAGTDANRALGLVLSHTTLAGKVYSSGETITTQDWNADPRAERDTASTTLGPVFLVPLGTPEHVRGVLQVARQCGRPAFSDAAVAMIAGFANHAALALEIAGHRHDAERLLVLTDRDRIARDLHDLAIQRLFASGLSLQSTLAQVADRPRVAERIARVVDDLDDTIKVIRSTIYGLQQRGRPEDTGLRSRLVAESNRASEALGFAPALRMTGLLDTLVPQAMADHLLAVLREALANAARHADATEVEITAQVTSARLTLRVTDNGRGTAPARAHRSGLANLHTRAEELGGALVLAPNQPTGSVVDWSVPLSAADE, encoded by the coding sequence GTGGGCGAAGACACGGATGCCGAGGGGGATACCGGGGCGGCGGCATCGCAGCTGCGGCTGGACGAGCTGCTGAACGAACCGCAGTCGCAGGCAGTCCTTGCGCGCTCGCCCCGGGATCGCGTAGATCCGCTGCTGGAGGCGGTTCTGGCCGTCGGCAGCGACTTGGACCTTGGTGTTGTACTGCAGCAGATAGTGCAGTCCGCGGCCGACCTGGTTGATGCTCGGTACGGGGCCCTGGGCGTGATTGGTGAGGAAAATGGGCTCAGCCAGTTCATCACGGTCGGCATGGACGACGAGACCATCGAGCAGATCGGGCCCTATCCGCAGGGCCGGGGCATCCTGGGGCTCCTGATCCGTGAACCGCACTCGCTGCGGCTGGTCGACCTGGGCGAGCAGCCCGATGCATCCGGCTTCCCGGCCGGCCATCCACCGATGCGGACCTTCCTCGGTGCCCCCGTCCGGGTGCGTGAGAAGGTGTTCGGCAACCTGTACCTGACCGAGAAGCGGGGCGGGGCCGAGTTCGGCGCCGATGACGAAGCGGTGCTGGTCACCCTGGCCGTGGCAGCCGGGGTGGCAATCGACAATGCTCGGTTGTACGACGCCGTCCAGCGTCGGGAGCGCTGGCTGATGGCCAGCGGCGAACTGACCCGTGCCCTGCTGTCCGGCGTTGAACCCGCCGAGGTACTGAGGAACTTCACCGCTACCGTCCTCGAGATGGCCGACGCCGACGTGGTCACCCTCGCCGTGCCCGTTCCTCGCACCGGCATTCTGGTGATCGAGGCCGCCGCCGGAACGGACGCGAATCGTGCCCTTGGACTGGTGTTGTCGCACACCACCTTGGCCGGGAAGGTCTACAGCTCAGGCGAGACGATCACCACCCAGGACTGGAACGCCGACCCCCGCGCCGAACGGGACACCGCTTCCACGACCCTGGGACCGGTCTTCCTGGTCCCCCTCGGTACGCCCGAACATGTGCGCGGTGTCCTGCAAGTCGCCCGCCAGTGCGGCCGTCCCGCGTTCTCCGACGCGGCCGTGGCCATGATCGCCGGATTCGCCAACCATGCCGCTCTTGCCCTGGAGATCGCCGGACATCGGCACGACGCCGAACGCCTCCTCGTTCTGACCGACCGTGACCGCATCGCCCGCGATCTGCACGACCTGGCCATTCAGCGCCTGTTCGCCAGCGGTCTGAGCCTGCAGTCCACCCTCGCCCAGGTTGCCGACCGGCCGCGGGTCGCCGAGCGCATTGCACGAGTCGTGGATGACCTCGACGACACCATCAAGGTCATCCGCTCCACCATTTACGGATTGCAACAGCGCGGTCGCCCCGAGGACACCGGGCTGCGCTCCCGCCTGGTGGCCGAATCGAACCGGGCATCCGAGGCGTTGGGATTCGCACCTGCGCTGCGCATGACCGGGCTGCTGGACACCCTGGTCCCACAAGCCATGGCAGACCACCTTCTTGCAGTGCTCCGCGAAGCCCTCGCAAACGCCGCCCGGCACGCCGACGCCACCGAGGTGGAGATCACCGCCCAGGTAACCTCGGCGCGCCTTACGCTGCGGGTGACCGACAACGGCCGGGGTACTGCCCCCGCGCGCGCCCACCGCAGCGGCCTGGCCAACCTCCACACCCGCGCCGAGGAACTCGGAGGAGCTCTGGTCCTTGCGCCCAATCAGCCCACTGGCAGTGTCGTGGACTGGAGCGTTCCCCTTTCGGCCGCCGACGAGTGA
- a CDS encoding response regulator yields MTEDLETSPRKPIRVFLLDDHEVVRRGVSDLLDAEPDIEVVGEAGTTEQALARGPALRPDVAVLDVRLPDGDGITVCRELWSRMPDLACLMLTSFDDDDALLDAIMAGAAGYVLKEIKGSALVAAVRTVSSGQSMLDPATTTRLMSSLRGDSPQNTEAGALSGLSAREREILDLIGEGLTNSQIGKRLYLAEKTVKNNVSRLLAKLGVERRIQAAVMVTQAAPQAPVRRDR; encoded by the coding sequence ATGACCGAGGACCTGGAAACTTCACCGCGGAAGCCGATTCGCGTATTCCTGCTCGACGACCACGAGGTCGTGCGGCGCGGGGTGAGCGACCTGCTCGACGCGGAGCCCGATATCGAAGTCGTCGGTGAGGCGGGGACAACAGAACAGGCTCTTGCCAGAGGGCCGGCGCTGCGTCCTGACGTCGCCGTGCTGGATGTGCGGCTGCCGGACGGCGACGGGATCACGGTCTGCCGAGAACTGTGGTCGAGGATGCCGGACCTGGCATGTCTGATGCTGACCTCTTTCGACGACGACGACGCACTCCTCGACGCGATCATGGCGGGGGCCGCAGGCTATGTGCTGAAGGAGATCAAAGGGTCTGCGCTTGTTGCCGCGGTCCGCACCGTCTCCTCCGGCCAGTCGATGCTCGACCCAGCGACCACGACCCGTCTGATGAGTAGCCTCCGCGGCGACTCTCCGCAGAACACCGAAGCAGGCGCACTGTCCGGGCTCTCCGCCCGCGAACGGGAGATCCTCGATCTCATCGGAGAGGGACTGACCAACTCCCAGATCGGCAAACGGCTTTACCTCGCGGAGAAGACGGTCAAGAACAACGTCTCCCGCCTGCTCGCCAAGCTGGGCGTCGAGCGGCGCATCCAGGCTGCGGTCATGGTCACGCAGGCCGCTCCGCAGGCCCCAGTTCGGCGGGACCGCTGA
- a CDS encoding universal stress protein, producing the protein MARAVIVGIDGSPESLAAARWAATESVLRSIPLHLVHAWEWSPAPSASVPTSETQRHWAGRMLRTAVEQLRSSHPGLRPTHEQISDSPVAALLAAAENAEVLVLGSRGLSGMAGFMTGSVALRVVAHAPRPVVLVRSERHTGAHSSPDVLRPTGAPHSSDVVAGIDLTHSCDEVIEFAFEAALVRGVGLHVVHGYTLPSSYAIAAGEGTLIADSGLVREREYALSTVLEPWREKSPDVAVRASSVSGQAVAHLVEAAADAPMLVIGRRERTSPLGMHLGSVAHGVIHHAACPVAVVPHA; encoded by the coding sequence ATGGCTCGTGCCGTGATTGTCGGGATCGACGGCTCTCCCGAGAGCCTGGCTGCCGCGCGCTGGGCAGCCACAGAGTCCGTGCTCCGCAGTATTCCGCTCCATCTCGTGCACGCCTGGGAATGGTCTCCCGCCCCCTCGGCTTCCGTCCCGACCAGTGAGACTCAGCGTCATTGGGCCGGTCGTATGCTGCGTACGGCCGTGGAACAGCTCCGTAGCAGCCACCCTGGGCTTCGGCCGACCCACGAGCAGATATCGGACTCGCCCGTCGCCGCGCTCCTGGCAGCGGCCGAGAACGCCGAGGTACTCGTCCTCGGCTCCCGCGGCCTGAGCGGAATGGCCGGATTCATGACCGGCTCCGTAGCACTCAGAGTGGTCGCCCATGCTCCGCGGCCGGTCGTACTCGTACGATCCGAGAGGCATACCGGGGCACACTCATCTCCCGACGTACTCCGGCCGACCGGCGCTCCCCACAGCTCCGACGTTGTGGCCGGCATCGACCTCACCCATTCCTGCGACGAGGTGATCGAATTCGCCTTCGAAGCGGCCCTCGTACGCGGCGTGGGCCTGCACGTCGTACACGGCTACACCTTGCCGTCGTCGTACGCGATCGCCGCCGGTGAGGGCACGCTCATCGCCGATTCCGGGCTGGTCAGGGAACGTGAGTACGCGCTGAGCACGGTCCTGGAGCCGTGGCGCGAAAAGAGCCCTGACGTTGCCGTCCGTGCCAGCAGCGTTTCGGGGCAGGCCGTCGCCCACCTGGTCGAAGCGGCTGCCGATGCGCCGATGCTGGTCATCGGCCGACGCGAGCGAACATCCCCCCTCGGAATGCATCTGGGGTCTGTGGCTCACGGCGTGATTCATCACGCAGCCTGCCCGGTGGCCGTAGTGCCCCACGCCTGA
- a CDS encoding universal stress protein — translation MERNTAEHGLCGCPARGSQALGRAVDPDNHGTSHEQYLLLGLLCSWQQLHSRRANGAGAPGPLCGPKGPSRGACSRPKVESGGGPALRPTEGGPSWRSVVAGVDGSSCSAGTADWTAREAALRRLPLRVVHVSPWSRADLADLWPYRPEALPGCPAAAITCRCPRLRVEAVRLTGCPVPELTAETGPCGSRQYRGADVRPDEVALGVDARDPADVAVCFAFEAARRRSARVRAVHAWELPCPADGWMPFAVPEADRATWEDEQVQMLSDVLRPWREKYPQIPVLKDVLRFTAAAALVRESMRMELLVVGRRSPALGPVVDVVRHGRCPFAVVPS, via the coding sequence ATGGAGCGGAATACTGCGGAGCACGGACTCTGTGGCTGCCCAGCGCGCGGCAGCCAGGCTCTCGGGAGAGCCGTCGATCCCGACAATCACGGCACGAGCCATGAGCAGTACCTCCTGCTTGGTCTGTTGTGTTCCTGGCAGCAGCTTCACTCGCGCCGAGCAAATGGGGCAGGGGCGCCAGGCCCCCTCTGCGGTCCGAAAGGCCCCTCCCGAGGGGCATGCTCGCGACCGAAGGTGGAATCGGGTGGAGGCCCTGCTCTCCGGCCGACGGAAGGTGGACCGTCATGGCGCAGCGTGGTTGCTGGAGTTGATGGATCGTCATGCAGCGCTGGGACCGCGGACTGGACGGCTCGGGAAGCTGCTCTTCGCCGGCTGCCGTTGCGGGTCGTCCATGTTTCCCCGTGGTCCAGGGCCGACCTTGCGGACCTCTGGCCGTATCGCCCCGAGGCGCTGCCCGGGTGTCCCGCCGCCGCGATCACCTGCCGGTGTCCCCGACTGCGGGTCGAGGCCGTACGGCTGACAGGCTGTCCCGTTCCGGAGCTGACCGCGGAGACTGGTCCCTGTGGTTCGCGGCAATATCGAGGCGCCGATGTCCGCCCCGACGAGGTTGCACTGGGCGTCGATGCTCGCGACCCGGCGGATGTGGCGGTCTGTTTCGCGTTCGAAGCGGCTCGGCGCCGGTCGGCCCGCGTGCGTGCGGTGCACGCCTGGGAGCTGCCCTGTCCGGCCGACGGCTGGATGCCGTTCGCGGTCCCGGAAGCGGACCGGGCGACCTGGGAGGACGAGCAGGTGCAGATGCTGTCCGACGTCCTGCGCCCGTGGCGGGAGAAGTACCCGCAAATACCGGTCCTGAAGGACGTGCTGCGGTTCACGGCGGCTGCTGCCTTGGTTCGGGAGTCGATGCGGATGGAACTGCTCGTGGTGGGTCGGCGGAGCCCGGCACTCGGCCCGGTCGTCGATGTTGTGCGCCACGGAAGGTGTCCCTTCGCTGTCGTGCCCTCATAG
- a CDS encoding glycoside hydrolase family 65 protein: MRDWTWEYDGYDPAEERLRESLCALGNGYFATRGATPECPADTAHYPGTYAAGCYNRLTSTVAGRQIENEDMVNLPNWLPLRFRIRDDGDDSAATNGWFTPDSTALVDHHQTLDLRTGTLARTATYEDPRGRRLSVRQLRFVHMADPHLAALRTEFTAQGWTGEIEVESAIDGTVTNNGVARYRQLDGHHLSGISRGNSGADTVWLACRTSTSDIRIAMAARITVEGPMRPVPTDHEPARAAQILRLTLTADRTVTADKTVALHTSRDPAISDPLGAAVDRVNTAPRFHELLLSHQAAWQQLWQRADIQVPGEAGRILRLHLFHVLQTLSPHTADLDVGVPARGLHGEAYRGHVFWDELFVLPYLNLHFPEASRALLTYRHRRLDQACHGAREAGRAGAMYPWQSGSDGREETQELHLNPRSGRWLPDHSRLQHHVGSAIAYNVWQYCRASGDTQFLHTKGAEMLLQISRFWSDAATYDAALGRYRIRAVVGPDEYHDAYPGAATPGLDDNAYTNVTAAWVLARTLDVLESLPEPRRRELSERTGLEARELDRWEDISRLLHVPFHDGVISQFQGYGNLKELAWDAYRVRYGDIRRLDRILEAEGDTVNGYRASKQADVLMLGYLFPPGELRSLFSRLGHDMDDALWQRTVDYYLRRTSHGSTLSGLVHGWVLARVRPEQAWAYCKEALEGDIADLQGGTTGEGIHLGAMAGTLDLVQRGLSGLQTLDDALGLDPVPLPELSTYGFALRYRGHLGVHFRMRPGQLEITVPDSDLSPIDIELTDRSISVKPGETYLLPLPGH, from the coding sequence ATGCGGGACTGGACCTGGGAGTACGACGGCTACGACCCCGCCGAGGAACGCCTCAGAGAGTCGCTCTGCGCTCTCGGCAACGGCTACTTCGCCACCCGCGGCGCCACTCCGGAATGCCCGGCGGACACCGCGCACTACCCAGGCACCTACGCCGCGGGCTGCTACAACCGGCTGACATCAACGGTGGCCGGACGGCAGATCGAGAACGAGGACATGGTCAACCTGCCCAACTGGCTGCCCCTGCGATTCCGCATCCGCGACGACGGTGACGACAGCGCCGCTACGAATGGCTGGTTCACCCCTGACAGCACCGCGCTGGTGGACCACCATCAAACGCTCGACCTGCGCACCGGCACGCTGGCACGCACCGCGACGTACGAAGATCCGCGGGGGCGTCGGCTCTCCGTACGCCAGCTGCGTTTTGTTCATATGGCAGACCCCCATCTGGCAGCCCTGCGAACGGAGTTCACCGCGCAGGGGTGGACCGGTGAGATCGAGGTCGAGTCCGCTATAGACGGGACGGTCACCAACAACGGTGTCGCCCGCTACCGGCAATTGGACGGCCACCATCTGTCCGGCATCAGCCGGGGCAACTCCGGCGCCGACACCGTGTGGCTGGCCTGCCGAACCAGCACCTCGGACATCCGTATCGCGATGGCGGCCCGCATCACCGTCGAAGGGCCTATGCGCCCCGTGCCCACCGACCACGAGCCGGCGCGTGCCGCACAGATACTCCGCCTGACGCTCACGGCCGATCGCACAGTGACGGCCGACAAGACGGTTGCCCTGCACACGTCGCGGGATCCGGCGATCAGCGACCCGCTGGGGGCCGCAGTCGACCGGGTGAATACCGCGCCCCGTTTCCATGAGCTGCTGCTCTCGCATCAAGCGGCATGGCAGCAGCTGTGGCAGAGGGCCGACATTCAGGTACCCGGTGAGGCTGGCCGCATTCTGCGGCTCCATCTCTTCCACGTGCTGCAGACGCTCTCGCCGCACACTGCAGACCTTGATGTGGGTGTCCCGGCCCGAGGCCTGCACGGCGAGGCTTACCGGGGCCATGTCTTCTGGGACGAACTGTTCGTCCTTCCCTACCTGAACCTGCACTTCCCCGAGGCGTCCCGGGCCCTGCTCACCTACCGCCACCGGCGACTCGACCAGGCCTGCCACGGGGCTCGCGAGGCGGGACGAGCAGGCGCCATGTATCCCTGGCAGAGCGGCAGCGACGGCCGTGAGGAGACCCAGGAACTGCACCTCAACCCCCGCTCCGGGCGCTGGCTGCCCGATCATTCGCGGCTCCAGCACCATGTCGGATCCGCCATCGCATACAACGTGTGGCAGTACTGCAGGGCGAGCGGTGACACCCAGTTCCTGCACACCAAGGGAGCCGAGATGCTGCTGCAGATCTCACGCTTCTGGTCGGATGCCGCCACCTACGATGCGGCCCTGGGCCGCTACCGGATCCGCGCAGTGGTGGGACCCGACGAATACCACGACGCCTATCCCGGCGCTGCCACACCGGGCCTGGACGACAACGCCTACACCAATGTCACCGCCGCCTGGGTACTCGCCCGCACCCTCGACGTCCTGGAGTCGCTGCCGGAACCGCGCCGTCGCGAGCTGTCCGAGCGCACCGGTCTGGAGGCCCGGGAGCTTGACCGCTGGGAGGACATCTCCCGCCTACTCCACGTGCCCTTCCACGACGGTGTCATCAGCCAGTTCCAGGGGTACGGCAACCTCAAGGAACTCGCCTGGGACGCCTACCGGGTCCGGTACGGGGATATCCGCCGGCTCGACCGGATCCTGGAGGCCGAAGGCGACACGGTCAACGGATACCGGGCATCCAAACAGGCCGACGTGCTCATGCTCGGCTACCTCTTCCCGCCGGGCGAACTCCGCTCCCTCTTCAGCCGGCTGGGACACGACATGGACGACGCCCTGTGGCAGCGCACCGTCGACTACTACTTGCGCCGTACCAGCCACGGCTCCACCCTGAGCGGGCTCGTCCACGGATGGGTCCTGGCCCGGGTCCGACCCGAGCAGGCCTGGGCGTACTGCAAGGAAGCCCTCGAAGGAGACATCGCCGACCTCCAGGGCGGAACCACGGGCGAAGGAATCCACCTCGGAGCCATGGCCGGTACCCTCGACCTGGTGCAACGCGGCCTGTCCGGACTGCAGACACTCGACGACGCGCTTGGGCTGGACCCCGTCCCCCTGCCGGAACTCTCCACCTACGGCTTCGCCCTCCGTTACCGAGGGCACCTGGGCGTGCACTTCCGGATGCGCCCCGGACAGCTCGAGATCACGGTCCCTGACTCGGACCTGTCGCCGATCGACATCGAACTCACCGACCGTTCGATCTCGGTGAAGCCCGGAGAGACGTACCTTCTGCCTCTCCCGGGACACTGA
- a CDS encoding HAD family hydrolase: MTASARRHGTARSGLVLELRAIEAVVLDTDGVITDSAQVHAAAWKTAFDACLRDHPPEDGRQRVPFDLQRDYLRYVDGKSRLDGATSFLMNRGVPVPTGIPGDPPGTGTVVAVAALKEQLYSERLRGPGIDAYPGSVRLLHALHNEGIPLAAASASHHAREVLTRAGVLGLFAELVDGEEAARLRLPGKPDPALFVEAARRLNVPVARTAVVEDALAGVQAGRRGGFGLVIGVDRAAGPDTAADLLRHGADLVVRDLAELLSPGTED; the protein is encoded by the coding sequence GTGACCGCGTCCGCCCGGCGCCACGGAACCGCCCGCAGCGGCCTTGTGCTCGAGCTGCGGGCCATCGAGGCCGTGGTCCTCGACACCGACGGGGTGATCACCGACTCCGCCCAGGTCCACGCGGCCGCCTGGAAGACAGCCTTCGACGCCTGCCTGCGTGACCACCCGCCCGAAGACGGTCGACAACGCGTGCCGTTCGACCTCCAGCGGGACTATCTGCGCTACGTCGACGGCAAGTCCCGGCTGGACGGCGCCACGTCCTTCTTGATGAACCGCGGGGTGCCGGTGCCGACGGGCATCCCCGGGGACCCGCCGGGGACCGGCACGGTCGTCGCAGTGGCGGCCCTGAAAGAACAGCTCTACAGCGAACGGCTGCGCGGCCCTGGCATCGACGCCTACCCGGGGTCCGTGCGTCTTCTGCACGCCCTGCACAACGAGGGCATACCGCTCGCGGCGGCCTCCGCGTCCCACCACGCCCGTGAGGTTCTCACTCGCGCCGGGGTCCTGGGCCTCTTCGCCGAGCTCGTGGACGGCGAAGAGGCCGCTCGCCTGCGCCTGCCCGGCAAACCGGACCCGGCTCTGTTCGTGGAGGCCGCCCGCAGGCTGAACGTCCCGGTCGCCCGCACCGCGGTCGTCGAGGACGCCTTGGCAGGCGTCCAGGCAGGCCGACGTGGCGGATTCGGCCTGGTCATCGGGGTAGACCGCGCCGCCGGACCCGACACCGCGGCTGACCTGCTGCGGCACGGCGCGGACTTGGTGGTGCGCGACCTCGCCGAACTGCTCTCGCCCGGAACCGAGGACTGA
- a CDS encoding DoxX family membrane protein, translated as MVVHLPPRRHTGIRIPSWHRAGTTRTGDGAQPRSVIGALARAAAAARVLIGFVFLWAFFDKAFGWGYATPSARAWINGGSPTKGFLGGVAVGPLESTFHSWAGDTWANWLFMLGLLGIGAALVSGIALRLAAAAGTVMMALMWAAEWPPAKGLSDGAPSMSSNPVIDYHVMYAVILIVLAVAAAGRTWGLGKVWQELPFVRRNRWLL; from the coding sequence ATGGTCGTTCACCTTCCTCCGCGTCGGCACACCGGTATCCGTATTCCGTCGTGGCATCGAGCCGGGACGACCCGAACCGGCGACGGCGCGCAGCCCCGGTCCGTGATCGGCGCCCTTGCCCGCGCTGCCGCCGCCGCCCGCGTTCTGATCGGTTTCGTGTTCCTCTGGGCGTTCTTCGACAAGGCCTTCGGATGGGGCTACGCCACACCCTCCGCCCGAGCCTGGATCAACGGCGGCTCGCCGACGAAGGGATTCCTCGGCGGCGTCGCCGTCGGACCGCTGGAGTCGACCTTCCATTCCTGGGCCGGCGACACCTGGGCCAACTGGCTGTTCATGCTGGGTCTACTGGGCATCGGGGCCGCTCTCGTGTCCGGCATCGCGCTACGGCTCGCCGCTGCCGCAGGCACCGTGATGATGGCGCTGATGTGGGCGGCGGAATGGCCGCCGGCCAAGGGCCTCTCCGACGGAGCCCCCAGCATGTCGTCGAACCCGGTTATCGACTACCACGTCATGTACGCGGTGATCCTGATCGTTCTCGCCGTTGCCGCCGCGGGCCGTACCTGGGGGCTCGGCAAGGTCTGGCAGGAACTCCCGTTCGTACGCCGCAACCGCTGGCTGCTCTGA
- a CDS encoding universal stress protein produces the protein MPGTITVGLDGTDHALAAADWAAHEAARRGMDLRLVHAWVWRGTDKVYIGDRAMEERWVRNVLNEAEARVAKVYPDLNVTTELLVDEPVPTLVAEAARAEMLVLGSRGYGTLTGYLVGSVSLQVLRQATGPVVMVRGPRQTTVQQRFDEVVVGVQEAEEAGGPVLEFAFAAAAERGATLRAVRAWSIPSVLSWSPGSMWLADQAGGLEPLHKEILADALGPWRQKYPDVDVIEHVEIGAASEVLLSNSGRASLVVVGRRTHDTGLRRLGSVTHAVLHHAPGAVAVVPHP, from the coding sequence ATGCCTGGCACCATCACCGTTGGACTGGACGGAACAGACCACGCCCTCGCCGCCGCGGACTGGGCGGCGCACGAGGCGGCGCGCCGGGGGATGGACCTGCGCCTGGTGCACGCCTGGGTGTGGCGCGGCACCGACAAGGTGTACATCGGGGACCGTGCTATGGAGGAGCGGTGGGTGCGCAACGTGCTGAACGAGGCGGAAGCCCGCGTGGCCAAGGTGTACCCGGACCTGAACGTCACTACCGAGCTGCTGGTCGATGAACCCGTACCGACGCTCGTCGCCGAAGCCGCGCGGGCCGAGATGCTGGTGCTGGGCTCTCGCGGCTACGGCACGCTGACCGGCTATCTGGTCGGTTCTGTGTCGCTGCAGGTGCTGCGCCAGGCGACCGGGCCGGTCGTCATGGTGCGCGGGCCGAGGCAGACCACAGTGCAACAGCGCTTCGACGAGGTCGTCGTCGGCGTCCAGGAAGCAGAGGAAGCCGGCGGACCAGTCCTCGAGTTCGCCTTCGCGGCCGCCGCCGAACGCGGAGCGACGCTTCGAGCTGTACGCGCCTGGAGCATCCCGTCGGTCCTGTCCTGGAGTCCGGGATCGATGTGGCTGGCCGATCAGGCGGGTGGCTTGGAGCCGCTGCACAAAGAGATCCTGGCCGACGCCCTGGGGCCCTGGCGCCAGAAGTACCCCGATGTGGATGTCATCGAGCATGTCGAGATCGGCGCAGCCTCGGAGGTTCTGCTGTCCAACAGCGGCCGCGCGAGCCTCGTGGTCGTCGGACGCCGCACCCACGACACGGGCCTGCGCCGTCTTGGCTCAGTTACCCATGCTGTTCTCCACCACGCGCCCGGTGCGGTCGCGGTCGTACCGCACCCCTGA
- a CDS encoding universal stress protein, protein MPVVAGVSQSDASRTGLAWASDEAALRQLPLRLVHALEWPPGADPDPHVPHPERTWSAHFRSGGEAVLREAVEFVHARHPGLEVEARSADGPRARVLVEQGAEAALLVVGAKRLNLAEQLFTVSPLGVTLTAHAGCPVVVAREPEHAVGEPPLVVVGVDGSANSRDAMAFAFEEAAVSGARLRAIMVRYLHRERAVGGEQADVENRSRIELSEATAGWREKYPEVEVDYRVRYGHPARALAHTAANARCLVVGSRGLGGFRGMLLGSVSHVLLHQATCPLIVVPPREGIAAY, encoded by the coding sequence ATGCCCGTAGTCGCCGGAGTCAGCCAATCCGACGCGAGCAGAACCGGCCTTGCCTGGGCCTCGGACGAAGCCGCGCTGCGGCAACTGCCGCTGCGGCTGGTACACGCGCTGGAATGGCCGCCGGGAGCAGACCCCGACCCCCACGTCCCCCACCCGGAGCGCACCTGGAGCGCTCATTTCCGGTCCGGCGGAGAGGCGGTGCTGCGTGAGGCTGTGGAGTTCGTCCACGCACGCCATCCGGGCTTGGAGGTCGAGGCGCGTTCCGCTGACGGTCCGCGAGCCCGGGTGCTGGTGGAACAGGGTGCAGAGGCCGCTCTGTTGGTGGTGGGTGCGAAGCGGCTGAACCTGGCGGAGCAGCTGTTCACCGTCTCCCCCCTTGGGGTCACCCTCACCGCCCATGCCGGGTGCCCGGTAGTGGTGGCCCGCGAACCCGAGCACGCCGTCGGCGAGCCGCCCCTGGTCGTCGTGGGGGTCGACGGGTCCGCCAATTCCCGCGATGCCATGGCGTTCGCCTTCGAAGAGGCCGCGGTGTCCGGGGCTCGACTGCGGGCGATCATGGTGCGCTACCTGCATCGCGAGCGGGCGGTAGGCGGCGAGCAGGCCGATGTCGAGAATCGCTCCAGGATCGAGTTGTCGGAAGCGACAGCGGGCTGGCGGGAGAAGTACCCGGAGGTTGAGGTTGACTATCGGGTGAGGTATGGCCACCCGGCGCGGGCCTTGGCCCACACGGCCGCAAATGCGCGGTGCCTGGTGGTCGGGTCCCGCGGGCTCGGCGGCTTTCGCGGCATGCTGCTCGGCTCGGTGAGCCACGTGCTCCTCCATCAAGCGACCTGCCCTCTGATCGTGGTACCGCCGCGGGAAGGCATAGCCGCATACTGA
- a CDS encoding PadR family transcriptional regulator, protein MALEHAILVSLLEKPGSGYELARRFERSIGYFWAATHQQIYRVLKRMESDGLLAVRELTQQSRPDKKEYSVVGPGRAALSQWLHESIEPESIRHDLAVKIRGAAFDDPSVLVREVERHRQVHSDRLAHYLAGELRDFTGPAAPTPLDAGQELQHVVLRGGIAYERMTIAWLDDVLATLRRFGASHPHA, encoded by the coding sequence ATGGCGCTCGAGCACGCGATCCTTGTCTCCCTGCTGGAGAAGCCGGGCTCCGGCTATGAGCTGGCCCGGCGGTTCGAACGGTCCATCGGATACTTCTGGGCCGCCACCCACCAGCAGATCTACCGCGTTCTCAAGCGCATGGAGAGCGACGGCCTGCTCGCCGTCCGCGAGCTGACGCAGCAGAGCCGGCCGGACAAGAAGGAGTATTCCGTCGTAGGCCCCGGCCGCGCTGCCCTCTCTCAGTGGTTGCACGAATCGATCGAACCCGAGAGCATCCGGCACGACCTCGCCGTGAAGATCCGCGGCGCGGCCTTCGACGACCCGTCCGTGCTGGTCCGTGAGGTCGAGCGGCACCGCCAGGTGCACAGCGACCGGCTCGCGCACTATCTCGCCGGGGAGCTGCGCGACTTCACCGGCCCGGCGGCCCCCACCCCGCTCGACGCGGGCCAGGAGCTGCAGCATGTCGTGCTGCGCGGCGGCATCGCGTACGAGCGGATGACGATCGCCTGGCTCGACGACGTACTCGCCACCCTCCGCCGGTTCGGCGCATCACACCCGCATGCCTGA